The genomic segment AAGGAGCCTCAAACCATTGTCAGACTGCTGAAAGCAGGGGTGTTGGGTCCCCCTTTCCCCCTGCACTGTCTTTCTGGACTTCTGTCTGTGTCCGGGGGTTGTCCCGGGGAAGCCAAGAGCTCTAATTTTAGAGTCTATTCCTTCCCATTCCCCTCACGTCAGCTGCATGCTGTAGATAAGGTACAAGTGCAGGACATGCCCCCTCCAAGAAGACCCTGGAGGGGACACCTGAAGGCCAGCACGTATCTTGGGGAGTGTGAGTGTATTATCAAGGAGTGGATTTCCCAGGGGGGCCAGGGATCTGTGTGGGGGACCCTGGGAGGCCCCTGGTGACATCCAGAGttgctgctgctgcctctgctgccacatcccagcctctgtctccccagcagCGTTGCTTCCAAGGCTGGCCCGTGGGTGCCCTTGGTGAGGGAGGctgcctgccatgtgccaggccaGGTGGATGCCTGACAGCAGACATCCTCAGCAGTGTCTTGTCCTCCTTGGCCAGTTATGGTACCCTTCCCAGAAGCAAAAAGGCCACGTCCTCTCCAGCTGACACCTTGTCCTGCCTGTTAACAGCCCCATCATTACCTCTCATTTGTGCAAGGGTTCAGGAGGACCCAGGCTGTTTCAGGAGTCAGAATGTCGGGCACCGGCTGGGTTCTGTTAGTGCTGGCTTCATCCAGCCAAATACCTGGGCCTTGCTTTTCTCTGGTCTCTTTATCCTGTCCAAGCCAGCtggtattttctttcctctgtctcagTCCATAAAGGGATGTCAGGTGCTTTCTGGTTGGTTCTTCAGGTGTCAGTCTGGCCTCGAGTAGTCGTCAGCATGGGGTAGTAGTTGGGATCACTCCTGTTAAGTGGGATTCTTGCTCCTCGGGGTGGGTGTGAGGACCGGATGAGCTCTGCCTAGAATCTTCATCCTTGGGTGATGCCTTGTCATGTACACATCGGGGTCTTCCCTCCGTCCCCTGGCCCACGTGCCCGAGCCCAGCTCGGGGAGCACGGTGGCACCTCTTCCCCAGGCAGGTGGCGGGCAGGGGTGTGGTGTTCAGCAGGGGCGTTTCCAGTCTTGGCATTAACCAGGAGGCTCACGGTTTTGTCTCCCTCCACAGCCTGGACGTGTCTCCTCAGGTAGAATCTGACCCAGCTGCTCTTCCTCACCACGTCCCCTGCTCCCCCTGTGCTCCGGCCCCCCCACTCCTGCTCCCACCTCTGCTCCTATGCTAAGCACTAACCTTTTTGCAGCCACCTCCCCCGCTGTTgccgctgctgccgctgccaccgCCATCCCTGAAGCCACCCATGGGGATTCTTGGGTCTTACCAACCCgttcctctcctccctgcagaGCAACCCTTTCTTCGAGGAGCTCGTAGCCGACATAGCACTAAACTCTCCTTCAcctgctccctctctccccagtgcCTCGAGGGCCAGCCCCACTCCCCTGGCCTCCCCTGGGAAAGCCCCGCCTGAGTGGGACGACACCTTCAACATCTTTGCTGCCAGCAGGCTGCGTCCAGAGGCCAGGAGTGAGATCCTGGCCCCAGCAGGAGTGGGGCTGGAGGTGACTGGGCAGCAAGACCCAGGCCCTGGGGCCGTGACAGTGAAagcagctgagccccagggggaccctgggggaggagaaggaggtgggagCAGCGTGTGGCTGGAGCCCAGAGTTCCTCTGGACTTGGGACTGGACCTTCGGAGCAGGAGTGTGGTTGACCCGGGGCCCCTCGGGGCGGAAGGGGCCTGCCTGCCCTCCGCGTCAGCCCAGCTGCACCCGAGAGCCTCAGACTCTGAAGCAGACAGGGAGTTGCCCGCCCCAGGAGGGGAAGCAGGGCAGAGTCTGGCAGACAGTGCGACGTCTCTGTTTAGCTCCCCAGAAGTGATCAATCTGTGGGAGAGGCTGCCTGGCCCAGACAGTGCCCCTGAGGGCCAGGACGAGGAGGCGTCCCGAGATGGCAGCCAGCTTTTCCATGAGCTCGACACAGTTGACGATTCCTGGCCGTGGGATGTGGTCACCGTTTCTCCTGCAGCTGAGGCTTCCTCACCAGTCCTGCGGGGAGAGTCCGATGAGCCGCCCACTCCCCAGATGCAGCCAGAGTCGCCAGAACCTGTGAGCCCCAAGAGGAGTGAGGGGCTTCCCCCACTGGAGCCGGAGTCAGAGCCCGAACCTGAGTGGGTGTCGAACGAGGGGCTGCAGCCCAACACAGCACCGCCCAAGCCACCGCGTCTCCTCACACCCTCAGATTCCCAGGAGAAGGAGGCAGCggtggaggaagagaaggagaaagcgGCAGGGGGGCTGGGTAGCAGGGGGTCAGAGATGGGAGGAGAAGATGTCTTCCCAAGTGCGTTGATTGCTGGTCCCCAGGcggctgaggaggaggaggagggcggcGAGAAGCCGGAGTCAGAGTCTGACAGCCACTCTGGAGCCATGCTGGGTGGGCCAGGCCTGGAAGATCTAGCAGAGGATGCCAGCCCTCCTGTGTCTGGGCCCTGCCTACCTCGGCCCACCAGCTGTCCTCAGGGTCCTGCCCCTACACCCTCAAAGACCTTGGCTCTTCAGAGTCAGCAGATCTGGGCGGctccagagagaggagaaggccCTGAGGCTCCTGAGGCCCAGACCCAGGAACCAGTAGGAGAGGCACATGGGTTCCTGTCAGGCAGCTCTCAGCTTGCTGACTTGTGGGTCTCGGAAGAGGATGCCTTGAACCCCTTCTTGCCTCAGGGGAGCCAAGATCCCCCCAGCCTCCCGTCCACATCCCTTCCAGGGTCCAGGGACCCTTCCGTCCACTGTGGTCCCGAAGAGCTGCCCACCCCCGCAGAACCTGCCTGTCCGCGgccccctctcccaccctgggCCAGCCGCCACCACGGGGGGCCTAGCCCTCCGTGCTCGCCCCTGCCTGGAGCCTGGCCCCTGACctcttcctccccgccccccggggAGCCAGCCTCCCCCACTGGGAGCTCCCCCCCTCCACTTGGGGAGGACCACGCTGCAGTCACCCCAGCCTCCCCGCTTGCGCTTCTGCCCTTGGAGACACGACCAGCTGAGGAGCCACATCCCAGTGCCAGGTGAGCAGGCGCCCAGAAACCAGTCTCTAGGAGGAAGGGGGGCGCAGAGCAGCTTCAGCTCCTCCAGGGGCCGGTGAGGGGTTCCTTCACCCCAAGGCAGGACGGCAGAAGCTTTGGAGACGTGCGCCTTCCGTGGTACTGTCTCTGAAGCTGCTTCCTCTTGGGACCTTGGACCAGCAGGTGTCCCCATAAGCCGGGGGTTtgggggatgatgatgatgaggtgTAGGGGGTGAGGAATGAGGTGGGGAGAAGTGATATGGGCCAGCAGGGAAAGGGGGATGTGAGCTCGGGTTCTCAGCACAGGAGGGGCTAGGGCAGTGCAGCTTGTCAAATGGCGGCCCTTGGGGGAGCAGACTGTGGAAGGCAGAGAGCCAGAGGGGAGGGACTGGTcctgaggtcagagaggagagCCAAGATACCTTTAGAGGACAAAAGAAAAGCTAAGATGCTCCCCACATACATGACcctcagaaaaatgtttttttcctgacCCCAGCAGGTGCCTCATCGGTTTGCATTTGTGCCTTTCAGGGGGTGGTCCTGACGTGCTTAGGACTGTGCTGAGTGGACAGAGGATGCCTGTGTGACTGTGGTCACTGTGGCATTGGTCTCTTTTGGAAGAATTATGAGGCCGTGACCTCACCGGGTGGCTGGTGAGGGGTGACCAGAGCTGAGGCCCGGAGAGACAGGTCACTGTGGGGAATGGCGTACGACTTAGATGGGGCAGCAAAGCCCAGAGGGAGTCTAGCACTTCAGGAGACCTGAGTGAAGAAGTGGGGCGTGGGGAGGAGCagaggggcacaggctccagcaCTGGCCGGCCTCTGGGAGGCCCCCAGCCCACCAACTCATACCTTTGGTCATCCGGATTCACTGAGTGTCGACTGTGTGACAGGCACTGAACAGAGATGAAAGACACGGTTCCCACCGTATTCCCAAGGAGTTCCCAATCCAGAGGGGAAGATAAAAGTGAACCGGGGAAGGGAAACCCCAGGGGGCCAGTGCTGATAGGCGAAAAGTGGGTGGGAAGGAGCCTGGGCTGCTCCCGACTGCTGTTCCAGTGGGAGGTGGTGATGCTGATCCCAGAagtgagggagaggaggtggttaGGGCTTCCTTGCTCTGATGACAGCATCCTCAGCTGGCCCTGCCACACTCCAGCACCACTTCTAATTATACTCACCactttctggaagttttattCTCCTCAGAGTTGGCGTCACATCTGTACTTGGCATGTTCCTTCCATCATGACGTTGATGGGCCAAGTAGAGCTGTCCCCATTtatcagatgaggaaatggagtctATGAGAGCTGCAGGGTCCAGGGTCCCTCAGATGTAGTGGGGGGGCAGTCAGACTGAGAGCCCAAGACTCCTGGCCCCCCATTCAGGGGGTTTTTATGCCGCACTGGTATTCCTGCCCTCCCTCAGCACAGCCCAAAGGTGGCATGAGAGCTGCCTTTACATCCTCACCCTTAACATAAACTCCTAGatgggcaggaggggctgggatgTGTTCTTTTCCCTACCGTCTGCTCCCGCCTggctctctgcctctcttcccgGGTTGTGACCCTGAACCCACAGCCCTGTCCTGAGTATCAGAGCTGGCTTCTCTGGGTCTGGGTGGGCCTCCCTTCAGTGGTGTTCGGGGGCCTTGGGATAAGCTGTTTTGCTTCCTCCTCCTGAATGTTCCACTTCCTCTGTGAAGTAAGTATAAATTTAGGAGGTCCTCTAGAGGCAGGTTAAGTTGAATTGGAAGCTGATGCTTACAGTTTGGGTACCCGTGACAGGTACAAGGTGCTGGGGGATCCCAGAGGAGAGTCACCTTAGCGTGGGGGAATCAGgaaggtttcctggaggaagtggacTTGCACAGCTTTGAAACATGAGTAGGCGTTAGCAGGCCAGCAGGCAGAGGGGCAGTGTTCCAGACAGCAGCAGCTTTGACAAGAACCTAAAGATGAGAGCGAGCACGTCTTCCTCTGGCTGGAGTGAATGAGGGAGTAGGGGGTCAGGAAGAAAGGGCAGGGGCCCGGTTGTGTTAGAGATTGTGTTTTCTTACCTTGATAGGGAGCCACTGGGGAGGTGAGACCCTTGTCCCACACAGAATGGAGGAGTGGTTGGAGGTGGGCAAGATTGCCCCGGAGGAGCTGATTTAGCAGTTGGGTGTGGCTGGAAAAAGGTTTACTCAACGCTGGCTTGGAGAGGGGGGGATAGTGTGAGAGAAGGTGAGAAGGCAGCAGGGCTTGACGTTTGTCAAGgctgaggtgggagtggggggcgTTCCGAGGGGTTCCTAGGTTTCTGACTAGAGCCGTACGAGGCTAATGGTGCCTGGCGCTCACCATGAGGGAGCGTAGGAAAGGGCAGGCAGGCCGGGGGGGAGTGTGGGTTCCTCTGGAGCCAGCCTGCAACTGTCTGCCTAGGTCTAGAGCTCAGGGGTGAGGTCTGGGCTGAAGATGGAGATcagaggtggaggggagaggaccCAGGGGCAGACCCTCAGTTGAGCCTGGGAAGGATGTCAGGTGTCAGGAAACCAGACGGAGGTCTTGAGGAAAACCAGGGAGGAGAGCAGTCCAAAGGAAAGAGTGAGTGAGCAGTCCAAGCGTCAGTTCTGCAGAGAGGTCAGTGAGGTGAGAACTGAGGGGTTGGTGGCCTCAGCAGGAACACTTGTGACGGGCCGGTGGGGGCCACTGTCCTAAAGGGTTGAGGAGTCAACGAAAGGTGGGAACTTGTAGAGACAGAATGTGGTCCACATGCTCTGGAGAGGCTgggtgagaaggaagaagaggtgggGATGACTGAGGGTGAGGGCTAGGTGAAGACAAGGCCAAGGGAGGGTTTCTCAGGCCTCTGTAAATGCTGATGGCAAGCAGCTGGTAGAGGTGGGCGAGTGACCAAGCACCCCAGTCTGCTCAGGTCTTCCTTGGCTTTAGCAGCACTGGAAGTCCCACATCCTAGGCATCCCCGGTCCTGGGAAAATTAGGAAACTGGGAGGATTGATCATCCCCCTAGAGAAACGTTACAgtagagaagaggagggaggggggctggCTGGAGGGGGTGGCTCTGGCAAAGACTGGGATTAGGTACAGAGAAGTCTGCAGGACGGCCTCTGCTGTCCCTGTGAAGGGGgtgcagtggggaggggcaggtggtggAGTGAGGAGAGCAGTGAGGGCAGGGGCGTTGGAGGGCAGTCACCACCAGGTGGTGAGACCTGCTGGCCCCACAGAGAAGGTGGCCCCTCTTTTCCTTGTGCCACCCATCCCTCCCCATAACGcatctcctttctgtctttgcAGTCCCCACCCTGTGAAGCCCCTCAGTGCTGCCCCAGTGGAGGGCAGCCCTGACAGGAAGCAGTCCCGCTCTAGTCTGAGTACAGCCCTGAGCAGCGGGCTGGAGAAGCTCAAGACCGTCACATCTGGCAGCATTCAGCCTGTGGCTCCAGCCCCCCAGGTTGGCCAGACTGTGGACGCCAAGAGGCTGAAGGTGAGGCCCAGCAGGGTGCCTGGGGCGTCAGAGCAGACGTTTGGTGCTGTGAAGAGACGTCAGGTGTCTCGAGGTCAGGGGCCGGgtgctgggcagggtggagcaAGGAGCAGGACTGGCCCCCCTCACCAGAGCCTTGAAGCCAGTTAGGCTGTCCCTGGCATTGGGACAGAGGCAGCTCCTAGGGCCTGTGTGGGGAAACTGGGGTGCAGGTGGGCCTGAGGCTGTCCTGCTCACTCTTACTCCCTCTGGCCTCAGGACTCTGGTGTGCTGGACCAGTCGGCCAAATACTACCACCTGACCCACGACGAGCTCATCGGTCTGCTCCTGCAGCGGGAGCGGGAGCTGAGCCAGCGCGACGAGCACGTGCAGGAGCTAGAGAGCTACATCGACCGGCTGCTGGTGCGGATCATGGAGACCTCGCCCACACTGCTGCAGATTCCCCCTGCTCCCCCCAAGTAGCCCTCTtcacccccatccccagaggCTTGGCGCAGACCCACTACCCAGTAGGGCtcgcaccctccctccctccctcccgctgaACTCTCACCTGGGTCTGGGTGCAGCCTGTCCTCTGTTGTCACCCCTTGTTCCCGCTCTCTCCTGCCTCAACTGGGGCTGCTGGCAGGGGAGCCCTTTGGACTGCCATTGGCGCCATCAAGTTCTGTGTACAACTTGTGTCTTTGGGAGCCCTGAGTCTTTCCCATCTGCCTATTTTCATACCCCTTAGCTTTGGGGGCTCCAGGGAATTGGAGCAAAGAATTTCGCCCTCAAGAGGGAGCAGGGGTGAGCTGCAATGCGATGTGGTGGTATCTGGGACATACTTTATTACCCGCATTTCTTCCACGGCTAAACCCTTGTCTTCTccacctccctccagcctctggagGTCTCCTGGTAGTACTGGGGCTGTGGCAGGGACCAAGCGCCCAGTTCTCTGTGAGTTATGGGCAACCAGGGCACCTACTCCTCAGCCTCACGTCCAATTTCCCTGGGAGCAGGCAGCCTGTATGGTCTAGTCTGCCGTGTCCCAAGTCTGACTGCTTTCAGCTGTTTGCCGAGCGAGTGCAGCGTAGATGGCGGGAGATGATGGGGGCTGCTCCCCACCCTCGTCTGCTGACTTTTGCATTGAGTGTCATGTGTGAATGCATGGAGAGCTGGGACAGGAGTGGGGAGAGCCCCTTCTCACCCACCTCCAGGCTTTGGGCTGCTTATGTTTGGGGATCAAGCCTTCAGCTCTGTTCTCATTGCCTGTCCAGATGCCAAAACTGTGCTGCTGCAGGGTTTGAACTTTTGGAAACCAATTAAAATGTGCCTTTTGTGGGTAGGGTCAAAAGCCTCCGGATGTAGACCTCTCACCCTAGTTGgcgtccccctcccctcctgttgAGCACATGGGGTTGGATCTTTTGGGGCCCTGGGAATGGGACAGGAGGGTGGGGGCAGCCCTGCTGCATGCTCTGCCCCTCCCCTAGAGTTAATTTCAGCTAAGGTTCCGGCCAGGCTGCTGCTGCTCCCTCAGCATCCCTGccatcctctcctcctccctcagcaCAAATTGAGGAGGGTCCTAGGATAAAAACTACATTCTGGGAGTGGGAGGTCCCCCTCTGCCTACACTTAGGAAAAGCCTTCCTTGCCCTCCCATTCACCCACTAGCTGCTGACCAGACCGAAAGGGTCTGCTCCATGTCCTTGCCTGGCTTGGCTGCAGTGCACTTTGAAACAAAGTGTCTGTCCTTTGGCCCGGCCCCTGGTTTGCTTGCAGAAAACATGACAGACTTGCCCATGGTATCTGCAGGGAATCTTTGGTGGCTGGGGGTACTCTGCCTTAGCATTGTGCGGTGAGGAGGTGCTGAAGGGGGATGCTTTTGGCCCACCGAGAAGGTGAGAGCTCCTCTGTGACTACCTCTTCTTCATGAGACGGCCTGTGGGGTCACTCGGACAGCCGTGGAAAGGGATGTGCTCTCCGGGTCATGTCTTCCTTCTGCCAGGATGAAGCCGAGGAGTCCCACACATGGGGGAAAGCCCCTGTCATGTTATCTACCTTAAGAATCACTCGTCAGAGCTGAGGAGTGTTCACAGGTGCTCAAGACTTTGATCATGTTTCGGGAGGGTCATTGGGGGTTGGATGGGTGTCTCTTCAGGAGGAAGGGGATCACTCCTCCACTAGGTGTTCCTCTGGGCTCTATTCAGTCTCAGTCCTGATCCTGGTCTTCCACTCGCCCTTGATTATGGGCCTCCAAAATGCCCAGGGCAGGGATGTCTTCAGAAGAGTTTTGAGCTGAAGCCCGGGGTTCTTGTGGCTGTTTTTGCTCCTAGCCATAACTTGGAGGAGAGCTgcaggtggggtgggcagggagcagGCACAGTTCCGCTTTGCTGTTTGTCTTCCTAGTTGTAACGCCTGTTTATAAAGAGCTTGTTCTTTATGTTTTGAGCACtttatgaagaataaaaaattaacatactGCAGGTGGCTCTGTTGTGTTACTGTTTTGATAAGTGTATGAAGGAGGCTTCCGTGAGGGAGAAAGCAGCCTTAAATCAAGATGATGCGGTTCTCGGATGATAACCGCCCCTGCCCTAACCTCAGGGGCAGCAGCACAGTGTTGCTGAGTGGGCCGGGCTCTGTCTTTTCTCATTCCCGGGAAACCCACATTTACCGAGTGATGTGGGGCATACAGAGGGATTTTAAAAGACGTGATTCCTACTCTCAAGCCACTTAGTCTAGTAGGGAAAGATAAGATACAAATCCAAGATACAAATGGTTTCTTCACGGCCAGCTAGACTTTCTCCAGCTAGGAAAAGTCCATTTCTCATGGTTCGACATGGAAGAGGAACTGACTGCTACAGATCATGCAGTGTCCAGAAGGCATGAGCCAACCCAGCACTTCACCATAAGCCTAAGGAGATTCACAGTGCGggcgtggggggaggggtggggtggtggttaGGTTCCCAAGGTCAAAAACCAAACATTTCTACTGTCCTCTTGGGCAAAACAGGCAGCTGTCCCTCAGTCATTCCCGTGGCCCTTCCCCCCAGTCTGGCTCACTGACCAGATATTTCAGCTAGGAATCTGCTACTCTAATGTGCATGGGTGTTTATTATCCCTGCTAGTGCCTTGCTCTACAATCTGCAGTACTTCCCCTCTTACCTAAAGTCCTTGTAGCTGGTGCTTGTTAAGCACTTCTgaaaccccctccccctccccccatcccagttCTCTTCCAGCCCAGGAACTGGGCCCCGGGAGAGATCTCCGGTTGGCCAGAGGAAGTGAAGGCTGCCAAGGCTCTTAAGTCCTTGCTGTTTAACTCATACAGCAACAAATACTTGAGTTTCTGCTGTGAGCCCTCTCAGCTAGCACTAAGGACTTAGCAATGAATCCAAAAGTCACAACTCCTGCTCTGTGGACCTCACAGTAGGAAAGGCAGATAGTCAAAAccacaaataattataaattgcAAGGGCTTGCGAAAGGAAAGTGCTGGCTGCTATAGGAATATGTAGTGGATTTTGCGGAAGCAGGGCGAGGATTGGCAAATGCAATATTTAGGCTGAGACCAGAAAGAGTCAGCATCAGGCTAAGATTAAAAAGTTAAGGTCTTTTGGGCCAATGGCGCGGCAAGCGCCCAGCATGCGCCAGGAACTGAGTTGGAGAGCAAGGGACGAGGGGCAGGGTGGCGACGGAAGGACCTGCATGAAGATTCTGCAGTGCAATTCTTTGTACAAAGTTTTCCAGGATTACCCTATTGTCTGGAGTCCTTGCCCATCTGGTCCAAGGGTCGGACCCACTTCAGTAGGGCTCTTCTGGGCTGCATGCAGCTCCAGGAGCGACGCCCACCGCAGCAACTCAAACTTCTAGGGGCAGGTAACCAGCGAGGGGTCGCCCGATGGCCCCCTATCGAGACCTTAAGAGTCGTACACGCACACTCCTCCCGGACTGCCGACGCCTGCAAAATTAGCGGCGGGAACCGAGACCCGGTCTGAGTCGGTGCAACTCTCCGCAGTCTAGGGTTGTCAAGCTCCGTGACAAGAAAAACTACATTCCCCACAACCCCTTGCGCCTCCGGCTTGCTGCGGTTGCTTACGGCCAATCGGGAGAGGCAGCTGTGGCGGGGGCCGAGGAGGGACATTTTAAAAGGGCCGGAGATTGAGGGCGTCAGTGGCCAT from the Globicephala melas chromosome 12, mGloMel1.2, whole genome shotgun sequence genome contains:
- the RAB11FIP5 gene encoding LOW QUALITY PROTEIN: rab11 family-interacting protein 5 (The sequence of the model RefSeq protein was modified relative to this genomic sequence to represent the inferred CDS: inserted 2 bases in 2 codons), which produces MALVRGAETAAGPSRWLPTHVQVTVLRARGLRGKSSGAGSTSDAYTVIQVGREKYSTSVVEKTLGCPEWREECSFELPPGALDGLLRAQETDAGPAPWAAGSAAACQLVLTTMHRSLIGVDKFLGQAVVALDEVFGAGRAQHTQWYKLHSKAGKKEKERGEIQVSIQFTRNNLSASMFDLSVKDKPRSPFSRIKDKMKGKKKFDLESASAILPSSALEDPELGSLSKMGKAKGFFLRNKLRKSSLTQSNTSLGSDSTLSSASGTLAYQGPGAELLTRSPSRSSWLSSEGGRDSAQSPKSLTHKRTYSDEASQVRAAPPRALLDLQGHLDGASRSSLCVNGSHIYTEEPQGPLRHRSSISGPLHTVSSRPSEEGPRSADDSWGRGSRRTGSSEAVPGQEELSSQVLAVGARCSGEEEGAWPSEGRPVQVATPMVASSEAVAEKEGARKEERKPRMGLFHHHHQGLSRSEMGRRGSLGEKGVPTLGPSPHHSSSGEEKAKSSWFGLREAKEPTQKPSLDVSPQVESDPAALPHHVPCSPCAPXPPTPAPTSAPMLSTNLFAATSPAVAAAAAATAIPEAXPWGFLGLTNPFLSSLQSNPFFEELVADIALNSPSPAPSLPSASRASPTPLASPGKAPPEWDDTFNIFAASRLRPEARSEILAPAGVGLEVTGQQDPGPGAVTVKAAEPQGDPGGGEGGGSSVWLEPRVPLDLGLDLRSRSVVDPGPLGAEGACLPSASAQLHPRASDSEADRELPAPGGEAGQSLADSATSLFSSPEVINLWERLPGPDSAPEGQDEEASRDGSQLFHELDTVDDSWPWDVVTVSPAAEASSPVLRGESDEPPTPQMQPESPEPVSPKRSEGLPPLEPESEPEPEWVSNEGLQPNTAPPKPPRLLTPSDSQEKEAAVEEEKEKAAGGLGSRGSEMGGEDVFPSALIAGPQAAEEEEEGGEKPESESDSHSGAMLGGPGLEDLAEDASPPVSGPCLPRPTSCPQGPAPTPSKTLALQSQQIWAAPERGEGPEAPEAQTQEPVGEAHGFLSGSSQLADLWVSEEDALNPFLPQGSQDPPSLPSTSLPGSRDPSVHCGPEELPTPAEPACPRPPLPPWASRHHGGPSPPCSPLPGAWPLTSSSPPPGEPASPTGSSPPPLGEDHAAVTPASPLALLPLETRPAEEPHPSASPHPVKPLSAAPVEGSPDRKQSRSSLSTALSSGLEKLKTVTSGSIQPVAPAPQVGQTVDAKRLKDSGVLDQSAKYYHLTHDELIGLLLQRERELSQRDEHVQELESYIDRLLVRIMETSPTLLQIPPAPPK